The nucleotide sequence CAAAAAAATCTCTTAACCTAATGCAGTAATTCCAAAATATAGTAGAAGAATAGAAATTTTTGCATCTTGTTGCTTCATTTTTCAATTAGCTATGGTGGATGGAAGTCTGTTTAGTGGTGGCGCAGTTGGTGCTGGAATGCAGGAAGTGCTAAGACTGGCCATAGAAATGGTGGAGAAAGGTAAGAATTTCAAATCGGTGTTGAAGACGAAGAAGGAGACCTTAGATGCGTTGACTCCTCTGGTAGAAGAAATGAAACAATACGCGAGAGAGTTGGATGGCGCTACTGATACAGTAGCAAGTTTGGAGAAGNNNNNNNNNNNNNNNNNNNNNNNNNNNNNNNNNNNNNNNNNNNNNNNNNNNNNNNNNNNNNNNNNNNNNNNNNNNNNNNNNNNNNNNNNNNNNNNNNNNNNNNNNNNNNNNNNNNNNNNNNNNNNNNNNNNNNNNNNNNNNNNNNNNNNNNNNNNNNNNNNNNNNNNNNNNNNNNNNNNNNNNNNNNNNNNNNNNNNNNNNNNNNNNNNNNNNNNNNNNNNNNNNNNNNNNNNNNNNNNNNNNNcccccaaattttttataaaaaatttagtagtatttttttaaaagataaaaaatagttcacttgacttaaatactttactataatttaaagtatctaataagttcaataaacaacactctctctatctttaggttcaaatataaaaaattagatatcttttatttaataagtattaatattattgtatttgtataaattgataaaaaaaattcaataaatattataaattttaatatttgtccttctaacttcttctttatatattttacaggatatatattcaaatttttatataaaataataatgaaaaatcaaagaattgatacattttttaagaggaaggctaatatttaagaaggagaacatataacttttacaatatcaacacatgtagatagttctactttaatgaatcacgaagaaagtgagatataaccttcaaaagttcaaaaagttataTCTGATGACTTTAACTTTAACTTTTTGGAACGAGATCTTGAAAAAGGACTTTAAATTTGGCAGTATCACCCAAATCaaagagatgagattagacgaacttatcttaaatgaggtctatataaaaaaatattttgacaattattttttatttggcccccccaaaattttgtttcaagttccgccactgaTCGGGAGGGATGTGATGGAGGTGCTGTATAACGTGAGGAATATTCTTGATATTATTCGTGATGATTATGGTGGGATGGGAGGGCGGTTAGGAGAAGAGAAAGTTTTGCGGGGTGTGAGTGGAGTTCCTGAGAAGCCTGAGTTCACAGTGGGGTTGGAGGAGCCTTTGAAGAAGTTGAAGGTTGAGGTGCTGAAGAAGGATGGTGACCGTGTTCTTTTGGTTACCGGGTTGGGAGGATCTGGAAAAAGCACACTCGCTAAGACGCTCTGTTGGGATGATCAAGTCAAAGGTATGCATAATGAATATTCTCTTCCATATTCATTCTATATTCCTCGTTGGTTCAGAATTAGGGATCACCCATGTGCTTCACCATCTAAAATTATTTAATTGTTCTAAtagtaattaaaaaatacaaaataaagaatTTTAGATTGTTTTAGCCTAATTTTTCTATTATCTCCTAAACATCGTTGTTATTTCACATGGTTTTGAAAAATCTAGCTGAATGGACATGTCCAATCGGATTAGCCAAAAATGATTCTATTATCTTCCAAATATGTTTGTTATTTATTTCTCATGGTTCCAAAAACTCAGACTCAATCTACATGTTcaattagtcaccaaaaaaaaattctaCATGTTCAATTGGATTAACTAAAACTAATCACCTAGTTGNAAGGGTTAGAATCTAtctaatttttaacaaaaaattatgtGTGTGTGTATGAGTACTAGTTTTATATCCGTGCAAGTATATTTGCACCAATTAATAGTCATtagatacaaattaaattaaaggatgAAATacctaaataattataattttttttctaatcagAATCTTGTTACGTATGATGCACAGATATTGACATGGATTCAAAATATAGGATgtgaattctctaaattttgaattttactttagagcaTAAAATGTAAtttctcaccatttattttataggtgggactaAGAGAAAACATGAGAGAAAAAACATTCAATGGTTATAGATTACACTttatcctctaaaataaaaatccaaaatttagaggatccaaatttagATGAATTGTacttatattttgatattttattgatattaaaatataaattaattttttaNNNNNNNNNNNNNNNNNNNNNNNNNNNNNNNNNNNNNNNNNNNNNNNNNNNNNNNNNNNNNNNNNNNNNNNNNNNNNNNNNNNNNNCTAAACTCATTTGaaaataaatgttaaaaataaGACTGGATATAATATgtgatggtatttaagtgtgtccaaaGTCCAAacgtatttgaaaaaaaaattattttttattcagaCATAGTTAAAAACATAAAGCACACGTGTCAGACAAATATCGATAGATATCATATCTAAAATGTGTCCAACACGCAAACACAACACTTTAACAAAGCAAGCAACGTCTTATTTTTTGGAATGGAAACTTGTGTTTTTATCCTTCCATAGAACCAAAGCAAGCAACATCTTACTATTTATTCATTAGGCTGCTTTTTGATAGTTGTAACacatttgtattttaatatatattttatatttattttatatttataattcaTAATTAATTTAGTAGCTGACTTTTAATATATAAGTATGATTGATataaaatacataataaaaattaattatgtatttatacacaaatgtATTAGAGCTGATTTTAGTGCCGAGATAATATTTTTCTGTGAAGTTTTCAGAAGAAATCCTGCATTGCCTAATGTGAAGCCTGAATAACTAAATTGTCTAGAATCTGATCCATATTACCCTCGTGTGTTTGGTTTTGGCTAGGCATGTTTGCAGACAATATCTTCTTCCAGACAGTGTCGAAATCACCCAACTTGAAGACCATTGTACAGACACTATTTGAACACTGTGGACACCGGGTACCCAAGTTTCAAACCGATGAAGAGGCAATTAACCGGTTGGGGAACTTGCTGAGGCATGTTGGGGATAACGGTAGACCAATATTATTGGTCCTGGATGATGTATGGTCTGgcacagattcaattgttgaaAAGTTCAAATTCTCCACCATTCCAGATTACAAGATTGTAGTTACTTCAAGATTTGCATTTCGCAGATTCCATACTCAGTTCCACTTGAAACCACTTGGTGATGATGATGCCGTATCCCTCTTCCATCACTTTACACAAGCCAAAGACACTAACTCTTATAAGCCTGATGAAAATCTTGTCCATGAGGTGCACTTTCTTACCTTGAGTCTTGAGATAATAGAAAGCTGTAGTTACACATNNNNNNNNNNNNNNNNNNNNNNNNNNNNNNNNNNNNNNNNNNNNNNNNNNNNNNNNNNNNNNNNNNNNNNNNNNNNNNNNNNNNNNNNNNNNNNNNNNNNNNNNNNNNNNNNNNNNNNNNNNNNNNNNNNNNNNNNNNNNNNNNNNNNNNNNNNNNNNNNNNNNNNNNNNNNNNNNNNNNNNNNNNNNNNNNNNNNNNNNNNNNNNNNNNNNNNNNNNNNNNNNNNNNNNNNNNNNNNNNNNNNNNNNNNataataataataataataataataataataataataataataataatagaaactgTAGTGAGCACTGGATTGTGCTCAACCCAATAATAAATTGGCATTTTAGATCAAAATTGTAGTAAAATAATGCTCAATTTGTTCAATGAAATTTTTAGAACTTATCAAAACAGTTTTTGACTTTTAAAAATAGTCAAATTAATTCCTGAATTTATAAATGGTGAATCTCCTTCGTCCCTTATTCAATTGTCATTAACACCGTGTTTATATAGAATGTTAAGGTGTTGGCGTGACATTCTCAACAATGGTGACATAAGACTTCAACATGATCAAATACATGTCTCAAATTAGTTAATTGGATTCATTTTAGTTTCTCTGCAATATAAAAGAATTAATCAAAATAAGTCCAATTAACCAACTTTGGTACCAATTTGATCATATTGAAATGATAGCCATGTCACCTTACTATTGGGAATGCCACACAGACACTTTAACGCTCAGCATTGTGTTAACAACAATTAAATTTAGGACAAAAGAGATTCACAATTTATAAATTCAGGATCAATTTAGTTATTTCCAAaagtcagggactattttgatgaGCGCTAAAAATTTCAGGGATCAATCTAAGCATTACCTCTAATAAAAAGTCATATTGTGAAATATAATTTTTTGACCTTCTAATATTTTTTGTGTAAGCATACAATGTGTTACCGGAACATTGTAACCAAGAATTGTTGATTTGTTTCATGCTGCATTGGCATATTTACAATTTGGAAAATATTTATTGGCTCTTCTTTGGTTTTCATGAAACACAGATAGTGAGAGGTTGTAATGGTTCACCTCTGGCTCTAAAAGTTATTGGTGGATCCCTGTGTCATCATCCTTATGAGTTCTGGCAAACAATGAAGGAACGGCTTAAATCCAACAAAGACTTGGATTCTCACCTTCAGAATTGTCTAGACATAGTGGAAGACGACAAGGAGAAGGAGTGTTTCATGGACCTAGGTCTGTTCCCTGAAGATCAAAGGATCCGCGTTCCTTTGCTGAATGACATGTGGACAGAACTGCATGAACTTGATGAGGATGGAGTAAAAGCAATGAATATTATACATAGTTTAAACTCCAAGAATTTGGCTAATCTCATTGTTACAAGGTACACAGGATCTTTTATGTTATCTTGGTTGATATTTAGTGCTTTATAAAGGTTACAGACAGCCAAAACATTTTAGTTATTATGCTAAAAATGACTTTTATAGGAAAACTCTATCTGCCTAAAAAATCTGTGCCTAATTTGCCTAAAAGGTGAGAGGTGAAAAGGTGGACCAATCTTTTATATTTGTATCAGGCAGTTGAAAAATTAGGCGTGGTAGAAGAGAGCTTTAGTATATTACTTAACAAATCACGACCTCAAAAGTCGTATAAATGGGAACATCTGATTGGATAGTAGTGTAAAATTAGTTTATTGTTGATTTTACAAAAACCCATAATGTTGTTAAGATGGTCCTTGCATATTAGGAGTAACTTATAGGAAAGATGTGATCAAAAACACCTTCATTGAATTCAATTAAAGTTAAATCTATGAAATAATGCTACCGCATTGCATAATTTGTATAAACTTTTTCAGTCAACAACTTTATCCAAAATCAAACATGCATGCTTCAATAGCATAAGTATCTATCAGATTGTGTGTATGTGCAAGCAAGAATAACAATAATATTAATGTTGTCAAATAGACTATTGTCATCGAACTTTTGGAAGATTTTGATTCTATGGATAACTTGTTATCTTCTTTATTGAACAGGAAAGTTGCAACGGACGTGGAAATGTACTACAATAACCACTTCCTTATGCAGCATGATCTCCTTAGAGAGTTAGCAAACCATCAAAGCAACCAAGAACCGATCGAGCATAGGAAAAGGCTGGCGATCGACTTGACTCAGAATGGGAAAAATTGTCCCAACTGGTTGGTAGAACAGAATCAGCCGGGTATATTTTCTCGCATGCTGTCATTCTTATCTGTAAGGGGGACACAACAACAACAGAAGCAGGAACAAGTCACTGCTCGCATAATGTTTGTTTCAACTGGTATGTTTCTCCCTCTCTGTCCCAATCATGATAAGAATGGTTTTGTCTTGTGTCACATCCATGGTCTTCTGGTATTGATGCTATATATTTTGTTGGCTTCTCTGCAGATGAAACATTCACTCCTGACTGGTACAACATGAACCCTGATGAAACTGAAGTTCTGATTTTAAATATCCATTCAAACAAGTATACATTTCCGGATTTCATTCAGAAAATGAGAAAACTCAAAGTTCTCATAGTCACAAATCAGGGTTTCCATCCTTGTGAATTGAACAACTTTGAGGTACTTGGTTCATTACCATGCTTGAAAAGGATTAGCCTGGAAAAGGTTTCGGTTCCTAGCCTCTGCAAATTGAGGAAGCTGCGAAATCTGTCGCTTTATATGTGTACTACAAAGCAGGCTTTTGGAAGTAGTGACATCAAAATTTCAGATGCACTGCCAAATTTAGTGGAGTTGAACATTGACTATTGCATGGATATGGTGGAATTGCCTTCTGATTTCTGTAACATTATGACCATGAAGAAGCTTAGTATCACTAACTGTCATAAGCTTTCTAAACTACCACCAGAAATCGTTATGCTGAAGAATCTGGAAGTTTTGAGACTTAGTTCCTGCTCTGATTTGAAAGAGATGCCAGAATCTGTTGGAAGGCTTCAACAGATTTGGTGTCTCGACATATCAGAGTGTATAAGCCTAACCCAGTTACCCGCAGACATCGGCGAGTTGCATGGTCTACAGAAGCTCTATATGTGGGGTTGCTCAGGATTGAACGAATTGCCGCATTCTGTCACATCCTTCGAAAATTTGAAGCATGTGATTCATGTGATCTGCGACGATGAGGTGGCTGCTTTATGGGAACATTTCAAAGAGTTCACCAGCCTTCCCAATCTGATGATAGTGAAGGTTAGAGCAGATATCAACCTACGTTGGCTTCCTGGGTTTCATTGACGAGTCCAATTTCTTGAAGTCTATTTAAAGAATTTGAAACTCCATTGTAATTATCACTCAACTTCTGTATGTTGTTGTCATTGTAAAAAGCCAATGTGAAAATATGTATTAGGCAGACGCAGGGTACTGCTATCAGGAAAATGCAATGTATAAAGTTCGAAAGaatgtatatatatgttttttgATACAGAGATGAACtaagaaaacagaaaagacaAAAAAGCGATAAAACTAATGAAATAAATGGCGCTGCATTTGGTGCAGAAGGTGCTCATTTGGAACGAGCTAATCCACAAAAATATTCTGCAACCAAGTTTGCTGCTGTCTAAATAATAGTTGCTTGTGTAACAAATTCCGACGGGGCTATGCTTTATTCACAAGTTTCAAGGTTTTTCATTCACTTCATCGTCCCCTTCAACAACAGTGCAAATAATGTTGTATTCATAACTTCCCATTTTAGTGATAAAACATGGAACAACTAGGCGGCCACATGCAGACTAGAAGTAatggtgattttttttttaccCCTTCAAAAAGAATTGAACCAAACCGATGTTCTAAGGAAGAAATACTTAGATACCAAACGTCACAAATAGGTCTAATAAATTTGACTGTTTATACGGAGCATCTATGTATATAACAAGCAGGGGCATGCAAACCATTCTCCTAATGAGCCTAACTTAAATTTCAATATAAATATACTTCCCCTCAGCAACTGATTGTGGATATTGCCTACTTCAAGAAGCATGCACTAGTATGCAAGTCAACATAAAGTTCTCTCTATTTATCCACACAAAAATTGTGTGTATATATTATGTACGAGACAGTGTCAACTCACATCATCAACCGTTGGATCCGGATCCAATGGTGAGATGAAAGTTAGAACAATGTCCCCATACATAATAGGTACAACACAACAAAACTCTATCCACCCTAATCTACAAGGAATGCAGGCACCACATTTTATCTTTCCATGAATCCATGATGCTGGAAAGTCTATTAAAGCCCAACAACATGAAGATGCTGTCCTTCAAGGGCAAACTATGATAATTAACTTATATGGCATACACTATCTCCCCACTGCTATCTATATCAAGCTCGGATTCGGATTCTAATTCATCTATGTCGTCATCCATGTCAATGTTATCTGCCATAAACTGGTCTAAGGAATAGGCCCCCGCTGCTGGTATGGTAGCTTCTGAGATTATCTGCATGATTGTATCAATGCTCTGCATTGGTTGGTCTGGCTCTTCAAATTGGTTGCCCATTATCTTCTCATCCATCAGATCTGCCGGGAGATTCTTCAAAAACCATTCATGGTTCCAGATCTCAGACATCGTGATTCTCTGTCACATTCATGTCAGAAGGCATTAAGATTCAAACAAATATAATAACGGAATGCTGCTATGCCTACAAGGCTACAATATACTATCTCCGGTACAAAACAagtgtcaatttttaaatttgatttgatcCCACGCATGTGCTTATTTGAAAAGCTAGATAACATTTAATTAAATTTCTCAACTTGTAACCTTATCAAATGAAATGGAGAGAAGTTAAAAGATAGAGTAAATATATGAAAACATTCAGGTAATGTAGGCAATTTAGTACATTCAATTTAATTATCTAAAAAAACCAAGATGTTTCGAACCATTTCCTTAATTCCTGTGCATAATTAATTTTTTGGACACTTACTTTGGACTTATAGGTATACCACCATACAGCACTCgtgaaaaaaagtataaaatccATATCAAGGATGCAAAAAGTTTTGCTTCATCTCCCATATGAGTAAGGTAACTTTTAACAAGACATTCAAGTGGAAATATACcccaaatatatataataaataaaaaaattcagggATAGTGGCTTATATGCAGTAGTTGCTCAATTATTTGAAACAGAAATTACCTCTGCAGGGTCAAAAACAAAGATCCTTGAGATAAGGTGGCGACATTCAGGAGATATCTGAACAAAGTCTGGAATGGAATACTGGACACTGAGAATTCTCTGCAAGAAAGCAACCACACACAGTTTGTTAAAGCAATCAGAATTCAAAAAATAATCTGAAGAAAATGAGCAAACAACTTGAGAACTGATCTACCTGAATTGTCTTCCTAAAATCCTTTGGTTCACTAGGATCTTCAAAAGGATATGCTCCCACTAGCATCACATATAAAGTTACTCCACATGACCAGACATCTGCAATCTGGTATTAAATGCATAGAAACACAGAAACAGAAACCCATTAGCGATGTGGAGCATTTTTTACAATATTCAATCCAATTTTCGCACCTGGGCTTATCTACCGGTAttgaaaattgcattaaagacGAACTCAGCAGAGCAGATGCAACAAATTTGTAACCAATTGTGAAGGAAAGGGTAATTAACTAATTATCAATAACAGTTGTCTGCAAGTGCTGAACTAGAGAATTGTTAAGATTCAGATATTGAATTGAATATTAAATATATGTCAAACCAACCTGAAAACTAGGTGCAGATCTATTTTTATAAAACAAAGATATAGGAAaaagcaaataataataataataataataataataataatcatgatgatgatgacgacgacgacgataataataataaatgaaggATCTATTAAGTTATAAGGAAAAGGATGCATCATGTAAATtaatccacttaattaattagTCACCACTATTGGGGGTGGATACCCTGGTTTCTACCCAACACAAGAAAGAAATCTAAGATAAAGATGTAAGAGCTATAGAATAGTAACTAAGATTTTTCAAATATTGCTGCAACCTGAATTGGTCCACATCAAAATAACATTGCTTTTTAGATCCTTATAGCATGATAGCAGCCCTCTTAATTGTGACAAGTTTACAAAACAAAAAGTTCATTCCAAAACAAATGTGAGAGTAAACATTTATACAGAAAAGGAACAAAACTGTGAAACTAAATACTACCTTGCCATCGTACTCTTGCTTCAGCAATACTTCTGGAGCTATATAAGCTGGAGTACCAACTGTTGACTTTGGTTGTGAATGAAGCACCGAAGACTGCAAATAACAAGATAAATCAAATCTGTAAGATATAGAAAAGCTCTAAAACCCTCTATAGATTAAGGGACTAATGATAGCATTCTTGCACGCCAGAAGGGAACTAAGAACAAAGTCAATTAACCCACAGGATTACAACAAACTTGAAGCACCTCAAGGTGAAAACACAGCTACAAGTATAATTGACTTAACAACATAAGAAAGGGGTAGGTGGGGTTGACTACATGGATCAAACCATGTTATTTCGActtgccatatatatatataataagcccATTTATGCTTAGATCTCTCTTTACTACCTTATCCAAAGTCTTCTTAGGTCTCCCTTTACCCTTAACCACTTGTCTATCTTCCATTTGCTACCCTCCTGATCAGATGCTCTGCTGGTCTTCTCCCCATACAATACATTCAAACCACGTAGAACAAGATTCCATCGTCATTTTAACAATAGGTAACACTCCAAACTTCTCTTTTGTCCCTGTTCCTTATTTCGTCCATTCACGTATAACCACTCATTTGTCTAAATATCCTCATTTCGACCACACTAAGCTTATGTTCATGTTACCCTTTACCGCCTAACACTATTTCATACAACATAGTTGGTCTAGTGGCAATATGATAAAACTTACCCTAAAGTGTTAAGGTATTTTTATGTCACATATGAAGCCCTCCTCCACTTTGACCAACTAGCTTGAATCCTGCGTTTACATCATTCTCTATTTCCCCATTGTCTTGAATAATACAATCAAGATGGTATAATGGCTTTCCCACTTTCACTTCTATGTAAGAGTTCCCCATTACCATGTTGTACTTACACTCCATATAATTCTATCTTAATGCGAGTTACGTCTAAGCCATGTACCTCCAAAGATTGTCTTTATTAGAAATTTTCTTGATGCACCTATATGCAAAACAGAGATAACTACAGAAGCAAATTCACACACCAGAACAGATTCAGGGACCAATTTTTCCagttttcacctgaaattcaaatTTGACCCCCTCTAATTCCCAAGCAGATTATCACCACTTCCACTGCTAGATAGTTGATGAAGTATCCTTTTGACCTTTTCTAATCAAAGTTGTAGATATAGTCTTACATTAGACAAGTCAACTATAGTACATGTGAATGCATGATGAAACAATAGTTCATCAAAGAATTCAGACTACCAAAATTTACCTAGAAATTTCATGCAGTATTACTTCATCCCAATATCCCAAATTACTTTAATTACATTACATAGCTAACAAGCTATCCAATTCCATATGGTGATCTAAATATGAAAAGCAAAGTAACTCTATAGTTTTCcttttaaaagagaaaaaaacataAGTCAGAAGCATACTAGTTCAGGACTGTATACTAAATGGTAGCAGAAATATGCATTAAAATTTGTGACAGAGAATCGTTTAAAGGTAAACAAAAGATTGCCTAACCAATTACACCAGGAAAACATAGAGACCCTGACCTTGGAGTAGCCAAAATCGCATATCTTCAAACGTGGTGCTGGGCTTCCATCCAGCAAAGTGTTCTCCAGCTTCAGGTCCCGGTGACaaacttgcttcaagaataaataATTTAACAAGAGACTGATAGATCAGATTTGATGTTGAGAAGACTAATACTTAACCTAAAGTCCTAAACTACAGTCCAAAACTGGTGTAGATAGAATACAATTTAAATCAGCCAGTGGAAAAAGAGGAACATTTAGTTACCATTGCATGGCAGTAGCTGACCCCAGATATGAGTTGTTGAAAGAAGAAACGAGCCTGCAGCATATGAAAATGGGTTGGCAAGTTAGATATGGAACAAATATGATTGAAAAACTGGCCAGTGTAGAAACAGTATATAAATAGTGTAAGAACCTCATCCTCCGAGAAGCGCCCAGCATTGCAGATTCGCTCAAACAGTTCTCCTCCAGATGCATATTCCATTACAATGGCCAGATGCGTAGGTGTTAAAATAACCTGAGTGAAATTACATATAAGGTCACGTATCGTTCACCCACTTCAATACAGATACAATGTCAATGTGTAAAGTACACCAACCTCCTTAAACCTAACAATGTTAGGGTGTCTCAAAGACCTGTGATTAATGATTTCTCTCTTGACATTTTCATCAATCTGCGCCACACAATAAAAAAAAGGGGAGATGAGTCCTGCACTAAGTAATAGATCCCAAAGAAAATGGTGATTAAAAAAATCTGGCAACTATTGAATCACAATGGTTCGTCTCAAAGTCCATGAATAATCGAGAAAGTGAGAATATGTAAACCCATAAATGAAGTGAACCATAAATCATCTAAACCAGTCCCTTTTACTCAGTTCAAGGTTTGAAGTTTGGCGTTTGATGCAAAATAAACCAATCCAACATGGACCAACTTCCACCTGACCCTACCCTAAAACCCCTTCCATTATCAGAGCAGCCAAATATAACTGGTAAACGCAGAAAAATCGATCAGTGCTGCTGCTTATTAACTCAAATAAACTGAGTGACACCATTTTCCATCATCAAAATAACAAGCCACAAATTTTTAATCTTAGCTTATTGCGCACATCCACGCCTACCGATCAGACATGTCCACAATTGAGCATCATCTCATACAAGGATTGAGATCTTAAACCGCGTTGTGcactataaaattaaatatatagatAAATCCATCAAATCCGAAAGCCGTGAATAACAAAACATGGATTAGTTAGACCACCCACTATTTTTTCTCCCATTTCCTTGGTCACCTTGCAAAATCTATGAATAATTTAATAAGCTCGTTAAAATTGAAAacgagaaaataaagaaaaaccgGAGGataaaccaaaaacagaaaataaaagcacaCACCAACTAGCCAAAGCACTTAAACAAAAATAGAAACCATAAACACAGCATAAATAgtatatatacaaatatacatATTCATATACATCATACGTCAGCAACTAAAAGACAAACTCATCCGGCACCGAAAAAATCATGTGATAAAGTCTTCCTTTTTCTTCCCCCTTTCGTTACCGAAAacgttgaaaaagaaaagaaaatttccAAAATAAGtagaaataaaagtgaaaaaatctagggagagaaaaaaaaaagcaaaaagatGATAATAAGGAGGTTAATTAAAAACTATAACGAACCTTGTCGCCGCGTTCGATGTACTTAACAGCAACGAGCTCCTTGGTCTGCTTATCCTGCATCAATCTTGCGATGCCGAAGTTTCCTGACCCGATGTTACGGACCAGATCGTAACGGTCGCTGTCGTGCATGATCGGCATGTCCATGCCGGGTCCGACGGTAACCGCCGCCCGATCCATCGTCGTTTAGATCAAAACGACGCAACAGAACCTTATTTTcctctttctatatttttcttgaaGCGGCAAAACGGTGTTAcattagagagagaaagggagggGGCTCAATAATTAATACGGCGTCGTTTTGGAGTTGGGGGGGTGGAAGGATGGTTAGTGGTTTTGGGATGTGGAAAATGGGATGCTGATTATTGGGGAAAAGGGGGGAAGGGAATAGATAAGTGTGGATTGGGTTGGAAAGGAAGCAAAGTGCAGATGGGGTTGGAGAGTAGAATGAGACTTGAAAACGATGTCGTTTTTGCTCAGTGCACTCTCTTTTTGTTAAGAGTAGTGTGTGTATCCGAAAGATGATGACGCAGGTTGTGCTCTGTTGCCTCGTAAGCAATGTTGTCGGTTTTTGCTCTCACCTTGCTCCCCGCTGTTTATTGAGTTAGGCGAAAGAACACAGAGATAACCTTTAgaaaggattttttattttaataaataaattaattataataatta is from Arachis ipaensis cultivar K30076 chromosome B01, Araip1.1, whole genome shotgun sequence and encodes:
- the LOC107626390 gene encoding probable disease resistance protein At5g66900 isoform X1 translates to MGGTTARILKSTLKGSKSLVYEIKQYNNDLDQPRDEIKALINENGAAQDSESPCCNCFSSCFLWFGKCFFFHIPFYRIRSVRSERNSYCDAKQMLSNVRDVLELLSRQKIEKRLSGGSIKRRPCGFPEKPGFTVGLDEPLRRLKVEVLMEGVSVIVLTGLGGSGKTTLATMLCFDEQVKGMFADNIFFQTVSKSPNLKTIVQTLFEHCGHRVPKFQTDEEAINRLGNLLRHVGDNGRPILLVLDDVWSGTDSIVEKFKFSTIPDYKIVVTSRFAFRRFHTQFHLKPLGDDDAVSLFHHFTQAKDTNSYKPDENLVHEIVRGCNGSPLALKVIGGSLCHHPYEFWQTMKERLKSNKDLDSHLQNCLDIVEDDKEKECFMDLGLFPEDQRIRVPLLNDMWTELHELDEDGVKAMNIIHSLNSKNLANLIVTRKVATDVEMYYNNHFLMQHDLLRELANHQSNQEPIEHRKRLAIDLTQNGKNCPNWLVEQNQPGIFSRMLSFLSVRGTQQQQKQEQVTARIMFVSTDETFTPDWYNMNPDETEVLILNIHSNKYTFPDFIQKMRKLKVLIVTNQGFHPCELNNFEVLGSLPCLKRISLEKVSVPSLCKLRKLRNLSLYMCTTKQAFGSSDIKISDALPNLVELNIDYCMDMVELPSDFCNIMTMKKLSITNCHKLSKLPPEIVMLKNLEVLRLSSCSDLKEMPESVGRLQQIWCLDISECISLTQLPADIGELHGLQKLYMWGCSGLNELPHSVTSFENLKHVIHVICDDEVAALWEHFKEFTSLPNLMIVKVRADINLRWLPGFH
- the LOC107626390 gene encoding probable disease resistance protein At5g66900 isoform X3; translated protein: MEVLYNVRNILDIIRDDYGGMGGRLGEEKVLRGVSGVPEKPEFTVGLEEPLKKLKVEVLKKDGDRVLLVTGLGGSGKSTLAKTLCWDDQVKGMFADNIFFQTVSKSPNLKTIVQTLFEHCGHRVPKFQTDEEAINRLGNLLRHVGDNGRPILLVLDDVWSGTDSIVEKFKFSTIPDYKIVVTSRFAFRRFHTQFHLKPLGDDDAVSLFHHFTQAKDTNSYKPDENLVHEIVRGCNGSPLALKVIGGSLCHHPYEFWQTMKERLKSNKDLDSHLQNCLDIVEDDKEKECFMDLGLFPEDQRIRVPLLNDMWTELHELDEDGVKAMNIIHSLNSKNLANLIVTRKVATDVEMYYNNHFLMQHDLLRELANHQSNQEPIEHRKRLAIDLTQNGKNCPNWLVEQNQPGIFSRMLSFLSVRGTQQQQKQEQVTARIMFVSTDETFTPDWYNMNPDETEVLILNIHSNKYTFPDFIQKMRKLKVLIVTNQGFHPCELNNFEVLGSLPCLKRISLEKVSVPSLCKLRKLRNLSLYMCTTKQAFGSSDIKISDALPNLVELNIDYCMDMVELPSDFCNIMTMKKLSITNCHKLSKLPPEIVMLKNLEVLRLSSCSDLKEMPESVGRLQQIWCLDISECISLTQLPADIGELHGLQKLYMWGCSGLNELPHSVTSFENLKHVIHVICDDEVAALWEHFKEFTSLPNLMIVKVRADINLRWLPGFH
- the LOC107626401 gene encoding serine/threonine-protein kinase SRK2I, coding for MDRAAVTVGPGMDMPIMHDSDRYDLVRNIGSGNFGIARLMQDKQTKELVAVKYIERGDKIDENVKREIINHRSLRHPNIVRFKEVILTPTHLAIVMEYASGGELFERICNAGRFSEDEARFFFQQLISGVSYCHAMQVCHRDLKLENTLLDGSPAPRLKICDFGYSKSSVLHSQPKSTVGTPAYIAPEVLLKQEYDGKIADVWSCGVTLYVMLVGAYPFEDPSEPKDFRKTIQRILSVQYSIPDFVQISPECRHLISRIFVFDPAERITMSEIWNHEWFLKNLPADLMDEKIMGNQFEEPDQPMQSIDTIMQIISEATIPAAGAYSLDQFMADNIDMDDDIDELESESELDIDSSGEIVYAI
- the LOC110269964 gene encoding uncharacterized protein LOC110269964 (The sequence of the model RefSeq protein was modified relative to this genomic sequence to represent the inferred CDS: added 168 bases not found in genome assembly), coding for MVDGSLFSGGAVGAGMQEVLRLAIEMVEKGKNFKSVLKTKKETLDALTPLVEEMKQYARELDGATDTVASLEKEINKGKEIVEKCSKFRWWRFPSFPLYHDRIEERNKKLGRILSVNVQTQIGSSGGA